In Zhaonella formicivorans, one DNA window encodes the following:
- a CDS encoding MBL fold metallo-hydrolase, translating into MIFKSIKTGQIATNCYIIGCQETKEGAIIDPGFDGQDIFNLVQEEELDIKYIINTHGHGDHIGANGELKRLTGAELLIHQADAEYLTDPGKNLSVYMGMEISGPPADRLLQDGDVIKIGNTVILEVLHTPGHTPGGISLKGKNFVFTGDTLFAGSVGRTDFPGGSQEELLASIKNKLLVLPGDYLIYPGHGPSSTLEKEKQSNPFLV; encoded by the coding sequence TTGATTTTTAAATCCATTAAAACAGGGCAAATTGCCACAAACTGCTATATCATCGGCTGCCAGGAAACGAAAGAGGGGGCTATAATTGACCCTGGGTTTGACGGCCAGGATATTTTTAATTTGGTGCAGGAAGAAGAACTTGATATTAAATACATTATTAATACCCATGGACACGGGGACCATATCGGGGCTAACGGTGAACTGAAAAGACTTACTGGGGCAGAGCTGTTGATCCATCAGGCTGACGCGGAATACTTAACCGATCCCGGGAAAAATCTCTCTGTATACATGGGAATGGAGATTAGCGGTCCGCCGGCGGACAGGCTGCTGCAAGATGGAGATGTCATAAAAATAGGTAACACTGTTATTTTGGAGGTTTTGCATACGCCTGGGCACACTCCTGGAGGGATAAGTTTGAAAGGGAAGAATTTTGTTTTTACTGGTGATACACTGTTTGCGGGATCTGTGGGCCGAACTGATTTTCCAGGCGGTTCCCAGGAAGAACTGCTGGCATCCATTAAGAACAAGCTTTTGGTCCTTCCGGGGGATTATCTAATTTACCCTGGCCACGGGCCAAGCAGTACTTTGGAAAAAGAAAAGCAAAGTAACCCATTTTTGGTTTAA
- the hisS gene encoding histidine--tRNA ligase, translating to MLTTRPRGTNDILPGMVEHWRYLEDLIHSICRQYGYREIRTPIFEHTELFARGVGETTDIVEKEMYSFQDRGERSITLRPEGTAPTVRAFLENKYYAAAQPTKFYYIGPMFRYGRPQAGRFRQFHQFGVEVFGSMDPSIDAEVIALAMDYYERLGLQNLQLHINSVGCAKCRPVHRDKLREHLSASLADLCPTCQGRYEKNPLRIFDCKSPRCQELVAGAPTITDCLCPECAGHLEKVETYLQTVGIKYKIDPYLVRGLDYYTKTAFEIMVEGIGAQSSIGGGGRYDRLVEECGGPAIPGIGFAMGLERILLTMEQQGLLAALPASQEVFIATVAPEQDLAAFKLVQELRRQGVGAEKDYLARSLKAQLKFADKLGCNYVVILGEEELAKGKAMLKSMRTGQQTEVNLAEIGAYVKQKV from the coding sequence TTGTTGACTACACGCCCGAGAGGAACTAACGATATTCTGCCAGGAATGGTTGAACACTGGCGCTACCTGGAAGATCTTATCCATAGCATTTGTCGACAGTACGGTTATCGGGAAATTCGCACACCGATTTTCGAACATACAGAACTCTTTGCCAGAGGTGTAGGCGAAACTACGGATATTGTCGAAAAAGAAATGTACAGCTTTCAGGACCGGGGGGAAAGGAGTATTACCCTGCGGCCGGAGGGGACTGCCCCCACGGTTAGGGCCTTTTTGGAGAACAAGTATTATGCTGCTGCCCAGCCCACCAAATTCTATTATATTGGCCCAATGTTCAGGTATGGGCGGCCGCAGGCTGGGAGATTCAGGCAATTTCACCAGTTTGGGGTTGAAGTTTTTGGTTCCATGGATCCAAGTATTGATGCCGAGGTTATTGCTTTAGCCATGGATTACTATGAGCGCCTGGGCCTGCAAAACCTTCAGCTGCACATCAACAGCGTAGGGTGCGCTAAATGCCGCCCTGTCCATAGGGATAAGCTCAGGGAACACCTTTCGGCCAGTCTGGCTGACCTTTGTCCCACCTGCCAGGGGCGTTATGAAAAAAATCCTTTGCGCATCTTTGATTGCAAAAGCCCCCGGTGCCAGGAACTGGTGGCCGGAGCTCCTACGATTACTGACTGTCTCTGCCCTGAATGCGCCGGACATTTAGAAAAAGTGGAAACTTACTTACAAACCGTAGGCATAAAGTATAAAATTGACCCCTATCTAGTGCGGGGACTGGATTACTACACTAAAACCGCCTTTGAAATTATGGTAGAGGGCATCGGGGCGCAAAGCTCCATTGGCGGAGGCGGACGCTACGACCGCCTGGTGGAGGAATGCGGGGGCCCTGCCATACCGGGTATCGGTTTTGCCATGGGTTTGGAGAGAATATTACTCACCATGGAACAACAAGGCCTTTTGGCCGCTTTGCCCGCGTCTCAGGAAGTTTTCATTGCCACTGTTGCTCCGGAACAAGATTTGGCAGCATTTAAATTAGTTCAAGAACTGCGGCGCCAAGGTGTGGGAGCTGAAAAAGATTATCTGGCGCGAAGTCTTAAAGCCCAACTGAAATTTGCAGACAAATTGGGTTGCAATTATGTAGTCATCTTAGGAGAAGAAGAATTGGCAAAAGGCAAGGCGATGCTTAAATCAATGCGGACGGGCCAGCAGACTGAAGTCAACCTTGCCGAAATTGGTGCTTACGTTAAGCAAAAGGTTTAG
- the dtd gene encoding D-aminoacyl-tRNA deacylase: MRAVVQRVVKGSVTVDGELVGAIGRGYVVLLGVAEGDGEQDAAYLADKIVNLRIFPDAEGKMNRSLLDVSGEVLVVSQFTLLGDCRNGRRPSFTLAARPERADELYQYFVEKVAAKGVNVATGRFQTEMLVEIINDGPVTILLDSQKMF; this comes from the coding sequence ATGCGAGCAGTGGTACAAAGAGTGGTTAAAGGTAGCGTAACTGTGGACGGAGAGTTAGTAGGGGCAATTGGCCGGGGCTATGTTGTTTTATTAGGAGTGGCCGAGGGGGACGGGGAACAAGATGCCGCTTACCTGGCGGATAAGATTGTTAATCTGAGAATTTTTCCTGATGCCGAAGGTAAAATGAACCGTTCCCTGCTTGACGTAAGCGGGGAAGTGCTGGTTGTGTCTCAATTTACACTTTTAGGCGACTGCAGAAATGGCCGTAGGCCCAGCTTTACGCTGGCTGCCCGTCCCGAAAGGGCTGATGAGCTCTACCAATATTTTGTGGAGAAAGTAGCTGCCAAGGGAGTAAATGTTGCAACCGGTCGCTTTCAGACAGAAATGTTAGTGGAGATTATTAATGATGGACCGGTGACAATTTTGTTAGACAGCCAAAAGATGTTTTAA
- a CDS encoding adenine phosphoribosyltransferase: MDLKTKIRVIPDFPKEGISFKDITTLLLDGEAFKFAIEELAKKCADKEIDLVVGPEARGFLVGAPLALQLGTGFVPVRKPGKLPFKTMRGEYQLEYGTDELEMHIDAIKPGQKVLVVDDLLATGGTIATTIDLVKRSGGEIAGVAFLIELTELKGRENLADYDVISLIQYPF, encoded by the coding sequence ATGGACTTAAAAACTAAAATTAGAGTAATACCTGACTTTCCTAAAGAAGGAATAAGTTTTAAGGATATTACTACTTTACTGTTGGATGGCGAAGCATTTAAATTCGCTATAGAGGAATTGGCCAAGAAATGTGCCGATAAAGAAATTGATTTGGTTGTAGGGCCCGAAGCCCGCGGGTTTTTAGTTGGGGCTCCTTTAGCTTTACAACTGGGTACCGGATTTGTTCCCGTGAGAAAACCCGGAAAGCTCCCTTTTAAGACAATGCGGGGAGAATATCAACTGGAATATGGCACAGATGAGTTAGAAATGCATATTGATGCTATCAAGCCAGGACAAAAAGTGCTGGTAGTAGATGATTTACTGGCCACCGGAGGAACAATTGCAACAACAATCGATTTGGTCAAGAGAAGCGGCGGGGAAATAGCAGGGGTAGCTTTTCTTATTGAATTAACGGAACTAAAAGGTAGGGAGAATTTAGCTGATTACGATGTAATATCTCTGATTCAATATCCGTTTTAA
- a CDS encoding RelA/SpoT family protein: MTLEDLIKEVLSYHPNADLALIKDAYAFASRAHEGQKRKSGEAFIIHPLAVAYILAQLQLDVITIAAGLLHDVVEDTTATLEELENAFGQEIALLVDGVTKLSRIEYKSKEEQQVENLRKMFLAMAKDIRVILIKLADRLHNMRTLKHQDTHKQKEIAEETLEIFAPLAHRLGIFRLKWELEDLALRFLAPDKYYELVQSISMKRQEREAYINEVIEILQAKLNEIGIQADIQGRPKHFYSIYNKMVKQGKELSEIYDLIAVRVIVDSVKDCYGALGIIHTLWKPIPGRFKDYIAMPKPNMYQSLHTTVIGPRGEPFEVQIRTWEMHRTSEYGIAAHWRYKEGKAGDKDFDQKLSWLRQLLEWQRDLRDAREFVDTLKTDLFSDRVYVFTPKGDVVELPVGSVPIDFAYRVHTAVGHNCVGAKVNGRIVPLDYQLKTGDIIEILTSKSSGPSRDWLKIVQTSQAKNRIRQWFKKETRDENIIKGRELLEKEAKKQNLEAELLKQSHLLEVAKKFNIATVEDLYAVLGDGAGLTPLQVIAKLRENALAKVEKERGKVSVTVKPWNGYGKPSQGVRVKGIENVMVRLSRCCNPLPGDPIVGYITRGRGVSIHREDCPNIIHHHKDEFERIIEVAWDTEAEAIYQVQIEAVAVDRPRLAMDIITTIADTKTTINAVNARATKNNLATVDLKIEIKSLDHLHHIMERIKKVKDVMEVKRITPHGNMGG; this comes from the coding sequence ATGACCCTGGAGGACTTAATTAAAGAAGTTTTATCTTATCACCCCAATGCAGATCTGGCCCTAATCAAGGATGCTTATGCTTTTGCCTCCAGGGCCCATGAAGGGCAGAAGCGGAAATCCGGAGAGGCATTTATTATTCACCCTTTAGCTGTAGCATATATTTTGGCTCAATTGCAGTTAGATGTTATAACTATTGCTGCAGGTTTGCTCCACGACGTAGTTGAAGATACTACCGCTACTCTGGAAGAACTGGAGAATGCTTTCGGGCAGGAAATTGCTCTTTTGGTTGATGGTGTAACCAAATTATCCAGAATTGAATATAAATCAAAAGAGGAGCAGCAGGTAGAAAATCTGCGCAAGATGTTTCTGGCCATGGCTAAAGATATTCGGGTAATTTTAATTAAACTGGCCGACAGGCTGCACAATATGCGCACCTTGAAGCATCAGGATACCCACAAGCAAAAGGAAATAGCAGAAGAAACCCTGGAGATCTTTGCCCCCCTTGCGCACCGCTTAGGCATTTTCCGGCTCAAATGGGAATTGGAGGATTTGGCGCTACGCTTTTTGGCGCCGGACAAATACTATGAATTAGTGCAGAGTATTTCGATGAAGCGCCAGGAACGGGAAGCCTATATTAATGAGGTCATCGAGATTTTACAAGCAAAGTTAAATGAAATCGGGATCCAAGCGGATATTCAAGGACGGCCCAAACACTTTTACAGTATTTATAATAAGATGGTCAAACAAGGCAAGGAGTTAAGTGAGATTTACGACTTGATTGCCGTGCGGGTTATCGTGGACAGCGTTAAAGACTGTTACGGAGCACTTGGTATTATCCATACCTTGTGGAAACCAATTCCGGGCAGATTTAAAGATTATATTGCTATGCCCAAGCCCAACATGTACCAGTCGCTGCACACTACAGTAATTGGACCCAGGGGCGAACCTTTTGAAGTGCAGATTAGGACCTGGGAAATGCACCGTACTTCCGAGTACGGTATCGCTGCTCACTGGCGTTACAAGGAAGGGAAGGCAGGGGATAAAGATTTTGACCAGAAACTATCTTGGCTGCGGCAGCTTTTGGAATGGCAGCGAGATTTGCGGGATGCGCGGGAATTCGTAGATACTTTGAAAACCGACTTGTTTTCCGACCGGGTTTATGTTTTTACTCCTAAAGGGGACGTAGTTGAACTGCCAGTCGGTTCCGTTCCAATTGATTTTGCTTATCGTGTCCATACGGCGGTGGGCCATAACTGTGTGGGAGCCAAGGTTAACGGCAGGATTGTACCTTTGGATTACCAGTTAAAAACCGGGGACATTATTGAAATTTTGACTTCTAAAAGCAGTGGCCCCAGCAGGGACTGGTTGAAAATTGTACAAACCTCGCAAGCAAAAAACCGCATTCGACAGTGGTTCAAAAAAGAGACTAGGGATGAAAATATAATTAAGGGCAGGGAACTCTTAGAGAAAGAAGCTAAGAAACAAAATTTGGAGGCAGAACTTCTAAAACAGAGTCACTTACTGGAAGTCGCCAAAAAGTTTAACATCGCCACAGTTGAGGATTTGTATGCGGTTTTGGGCGATGGAGCAGGGTTAACGCCCCTGCAGGTCATCGCCAAACTCAGGGAAAATGCGTTGGCCAAGGTAGAAAAAGAACGAGGTAAAGTTTCGGTAACGGTCAAGCCATGGAACGGCTATGGCAAACCCTCCCAAGGAGTCAGGGTAAAGGGAATTGAAAATGTGATGGTACGCCTGTCCAGGTGTTGCAATCCCTTGCCAGGGGACCCAATTGTCGGTTATATCACCAGGGGTAGAGGTGTTTCCATCCACAGGGAGGATTGCCCAAATATTATCCATCACCATAAGGATGAGTTCGAAAGAATTATTGAAGTAGCATGGGATACGGAAGCCGAGGCCATCTACCAGGTGCAGATTGAAGCGGTGGCCGTTGACCGGCCTAGGTTAGCCATGGATATTATAACTACAATAGCTGATACTAAGACTACAATTAACGCTGTAAATGCCAGGGCAACTAAAAACAACCTGGCCACGGTTGATCTGAAGATCGAAATAAAAAGCCTGGATCATTTGCACCACATTATGGAAAGGATTAAAAAAGTAAAAGATGTAATGGAAGTAAAACGAATAACGCCGCATGGGAATATGGGAGGATAA
- the recJ gene encoding single-stranded-DNA-specific exonuclease RecJ: MYAGLKVWQIAAQDLELQDNLSFKLQIPPVIAQILINRGITSPEEAEAFLFHTLADLSDPWELPDMTRAVERIMRALQLGERILVYGDYDVDGITSTALLTSVLHRLGGQVSYYIPERLEEGYGLNKSALDWLKKEVQADLIITVDCGIVSCEEVAYANRLGIDIIVTDHHQPGLEIPPAVAVINPKVAPSSRLQNLAGVGVAFKLAQALYKVKSLPPVNGTLAGDTLDLVVLGTIADVVPLTGENRIIVKYGLPSLTASQRPGIKALMQVAGLEGKLLTTGQVAFGLAPRLNAAGRLGSAAPAVELLLTTSEQRAWELANKLNRENEERQLVETQIYREVCARVEKEIDLTKEKVIVLASSLWHAGVIGIVASKITERYYRPSILMSIEGDKAKGSGRSISGFNLFKALQSCEQLLLKYGGHHQAAGMSLAVENIPRFKDMLNEYADEVLTSDKLTPILTIDAELRLEQINAELYKQLEKLEPYGTGNPEPILCCRGVKLAEYRVVGKNGNHLKAKLIDKNQEMDAIGFNLAPLLNNFQVGMTKPVVDAAFTLSENEWNGRSKLQLLLKDLQRLEPVPREFTKLNGYIAAFLDKLLANARLGIICIIKAPLRRICTGLADFLQRHMLMYGLQVIKVDGQNITHHVNPESLIGKVIVTTEAAWQKLQAIFPQRCVEIFDYACFFSEASYRPNIYDERGTEKTKRLAEMVDSGEKIVVYFNYREAAFDQAERLVRLYPSFQDKIKVFFGNETLTEHFTFKDSQVVFTNQFLEFYNWPEITARVFFEPPFSLEEFYLRTYSAHTSPVYLLWNDEDVVTNEEVLKAMFPDRIFLMNLVRVLKTLPNGQPLNILYLAQQLNLPLKRLGIIKLTSGLKILSELKKIYRKDKAYYPLDIAGEVELEQSAYFTEGQIEFAALVAFNNSAFPWEATMGVG; encoded by the coding sequence ATGTATGCAGGCCTTAAAGTATGGCAGATAGCAGCGCAGGATTTAGAGCTACAGGATAATTTAAGTTTCAAACTGCAAATTCCGCCTGTTATTGCCCAGATTTTAATTAACAGGGGAATCACTTCGCCAGAAGAAGCAGAAGCCTTTTTATTCCACACTTTGGCAGATCTTTCAGATCCTTGGGAATTACCCGACATGACCAGAGCAGTGGAGCGGATCATGCGGGCTTTGCAATTAGGGGAAAGAATACTGGTTTATGGTGACTATGATGTTGACGGCATAACCAGTACGGCTTTATTAACCTCGGTCTTGCACCGGTTGGGAGGGCAGGTCAGTTACTACATTCCTGAGCGGTTAGAGGAGGGATATGGCCTCAATAAATCTGCATTGGATTGGCTCAAAAAAGAGGTACAGGCAGATCTAATTATAACGGTGGACTGTGGAATTGTTTCTTGTGAAGAAGTTGCTTACGCTAACCGGCTGGGGATTGATATTATTGTCACTGATCACCATCAGCCTGGCCTAGAAATCCCGCCTGCGGTAGCTGTTATTAATCCAAAGGTCGCTCCTTCCTCCAGACTGCAAAATTTAGCAGGGGTAGGAGTAGCTTTCAAGCTGGCTCAAGCTTTATATAAGGTAAAATCATTGCCTCCGGTTAATGGGACGTTGGCAGGAGATACGCTGGACCTGGTGGTGCTGGGCACTATTGCCGACGTAGTTCCCTTGACGGGAGAGAACAGAATTATTGTTAAGTACGGGCTGCCAAGCTTGACTGCGTCACAAAGACCGGGAATTAAGGCTTTAATGCAAGTTGCCGGCTTGGAAGGAAAGCTTTTAACTACTGGTCAGGTGGCTTTTGGGTTGGCGCCCCGGCTTAATGCCGCAGGGCGACTTGGAAGTGCAGCACCTGCTGTAGAATTGCTTTTAACAACTTCCGAGCAAAGAGCCTGGGAACTGGCAAATAAGCTAAACAGGGAAAATGAAGAGCGGCAGTTGGTGGAAACCCAGATTTATCGTGAGGTTTGTGCAAGGGTAGAAAAAGAGATAGATTTGACCAAGGAAAAAGTAATCGTCCTGGCCTCTTCCCTTTGGCACGCGGGAGTTATCGGCATTGTTGCCTCAAAAATAACCGAACGCTATTACCGGCCTTCTATATTAATGTCTATCGAAGGGGATAAAGCTAAGGGCTCCGGGCGGAGCATTTCAGGATTTAATCTATTTAAAGCATTACAAAGTTGCGAACAACTGCTTTTAAAATACGGTGGTCATCACCAAGCAGCAGGTATGTCTTTAGCAGTGGAAAATATACCTCGCTTTAAGGACATGCTTAACGAATATGCTGATGAAGTATTGACTTCTGACAAGTTGACACCGATTTTAACAATCGATGCTGAACTACGGTTGGAGCAAATTAACGCTGAATTGTATAAGCAACTGGAAAAACTGGAGCCATACGGAACCGGTAATCCGGAGCCCATCTTATGCTGCCGCGGTGTTAAGTTGGCTGAATACCGGGTAGTTGGGAAAAATGGCAATCATTTGAAAGCCAAGTTGATAGATAAAAATCAGGAGATGGATGCTATTGGATTTAATCTGGCTCCACTTTTAAATAATTTTCAGGTAGGAATGACAAAACCGGTAGTAGATGCAGCTTTTACGCTTAGTGAAAATGAATGGAATGGCAGATCAAAGCTACAATTGCTTTTAAAAGATCTCCAGCGGCTTGAACCTGTACCACGGGAATTTACCAAACTCAATGGTTATATAGCTGCATTTTTGGATAAGTTGCTAGCAAATGCAAGATTGGGCATAATATGCATAATCAAAGCGCCCTTAAGGCGTATATGTACTGGATTGGCCGATTTTTTGCAAAGACATATGCTGATGTACGGCTTGCAAGTGATTAAGGTGGATGGTCAAAACATAACCCATCATGTAAACCCCGAAAGTTTAATAGGTAAAGTTATTGTTACCACTGAGGCTGCCTGGCAAAAACTGCAAGCGATATTCCCACAGCGTTGTGTTGAAATTTTTGACTACGCATGTTTCTTTTCAGAGGCAAGCTATAGGCCGAATATTTACGATGAACGCGGAACGGAAAAAACAAAAAGATTAGCGGAGATGGTCGATTCGGGCGAAAAAATAGTTGTCTATTTTAATTACCGGGAAGCTGCTTTTGACCAGGCTGAAAGGCTTGTTCGACTCTACCCGTCTTTCCAGGATAAGATAAAGGTTTTCTTTGGTAATGAGACTCTTACAGAACATTTTACCTTTAAGGATTCTCAGGTTGTGTTTACTAACCAGTTTCTGGAATTCTATAACTGGCCCGAAATCACAGCTAGGGTATTTTTTGAGCCGCCTTTCAGTTTAGAAGAGTTTTACTTAAGAACTTATTCGGCTCATACCAGTCCTGTATACTTGCTTTGGAATGATGAGGACGTGGTGACCAATGAAGAGGTGCTGAAGGCAATGTTTCCCGACAGAATATTTCTCATGAATTTAGTAAGGGTTCTTAAAACTCTACCTAACGGTCAACCGCTTAACATACTCTACTTGGCGCAGCAGTTGAATTTGCCTCTGAAACGGCTGGGAATAATTAAGTTAACTTCTGGGCTGAAGATACTTAGTGAACTGAAAAAAATTTACCGGAAAGACAAGGCATATTACCCTTTAGATATAGCTGGAGAGGTTGAACTGGAACAATCAGCCTATTTTACTGAAGGACAAATTGAGTTTGCTGCTCTGGTAGCATTTAATAATTCAGCTTTCCCTTGGGAGGCTACGATGGGGGTAGGATAA
- the hemZ gene encoding coproporphyrinogen dehydrogenase HemZ, producing MKILLHLPSQDLFNTVQDVVWLFDPEAQLNQPDQPEGELWLKVEDRNLLGMLTLGAGRPLTAEIAGDFENFADPEFRRLVRFITYRLFAAALGQKFPWGILTGIRPTKIVHRFLDQGLSQEKMMQTLVTNYCLDVTKAELLLEIALRQRDFLPLPGTKKSKVGIYVGIPFCPTRCSYCTFPAFAITRYANLVEDYMHLLLQEITAAGQALRGKGILVESIYVGGGTPTSLNVKHLAALLETINANLRSDSTLEVTVEAGRPETISGEKIELFKNMAVDRVSVNPQTMQQRTLSAIGRQHSVRDVYRAVELVRKAGIKSLNMDLILGLPGEGLEDVADTMGKIATIAPDNLTVHTLAIKKASSIKQAIASLPSEKTVSQMLLLSREKALELGLKPYYMYRQKKILANLENVGYAKPGYECIYNIQIMEERQTLLGFGVGAGTKYVNSRDFSLKAEYNPKDLLDYLRRGTELIDRKIDKISEIE from the coding sequence ATGAAGATCCTTTTACACCTTCCCAGCCAGGATTTGTTTAACACTGTCCAGGATGTGGTTTGGCTGTTTGACCCTGAGGCCCAGTTAAATCAGCCTGATCAGCCCGAAGGGGAGTTATGGTTGAAGGTCGAAGATAGAAATCTCTTGGGAATGCTCACCTTAGGAGCAGGACGCCCGCTAACTGCAGAAATTGCCGGGGATTTCGAAAATTTTGCCGACCCGGAATTCAGAAGGCTGGTGCGATTTATTACCTACCGGCTTTTTGCCGCGGCTCTCGGGCAAAAATTCCCCTGGGGAATTTTAACCGGCATTAGGCCTACTAAAATAGTCCACCGCTTTTTGGATCAGGGGTTGTCCCAAGAAAAGATGATGCAAACTCTTGTGACGAATTATTGTCTTGATGTTACCAAGGCTGAATTGTTACTGGAGATCGCTTTAAGGCAGAGGGATTTTTTACCGCTTCCGGGTACGAAAAAAAGTAAAGTTGGGATATATGTGGGAATTCCTTTTTGCCCGACCCGCTGTAGTTACTGCACTTTTCCTGCCTTTGCCATCACCAGGTACGCAAATTTAGTCGAAGATTACATGCATCTGTTGCTCCAGGAGATTACTGCAGCAGGACAAGCGCTGCGTGGTAAAGGCATCCTGGTTGAGTCAATCTATGTGGGAGGGGGGACTCCTACCAGTTTAAACGTTAAGCATTTGGCAGCTCTCCTGGAAACTATCAATGCTAATTTGCGTTCGGACAGCACGCTGGAAGTAACCGTAGAAGCAGGCCGTCCCGAAACTATATCTGGCGAGAAAATTGAGTTATTTAAGAATATGGCAGTTGACCGGGTCAGCGTTAATCCCCAGACAATGCAGCAGCGCACACTTAGCGCTATCGGCCGGCAACACTCAGTGAGGGATGTGTACCGGGCAGTGGAACTGGTAAGAAAAGCAGGGATAAAATCTTTAAATATGGATCTAATCCTTGGTTTACCGGGCGAAGGTTTGGAAGATGTGGCTGATACCATGGGGAAAATTGCCACCATTGCTCCCGATAATCTTACCGTTCATACTTTGGCAATCAAAAAGGCCTCGTCTATCAAACAAGCAATCGCTAGTTTACCCTCGGAAAAAACAGTGTCCCAAATGCTTCTTTTGTCACGGGAAAAAGCCCTTGAGCTGGGGCTTAAGCCTTATTACATGTACAGGCAGAAAAAAATCCTGGCCAATTTGGAAAATGTCGGCTACGCGAAGCCCGGCTATGAATGCATTTATAATATCCAGATTATGGAAGAAAGACAGACGCTCTTGGGTTTTGGGGTGGGGGCAGGTACGAAATACGTTAATTCAAGGGATTTTAGCCTCAAGGCTGAATATAACCCTAAAGATTTGCTGGACTATCTCCGTAGAGGAACGGAATTGATCGACAGAAAAATTGACAAAATATCTGAAATTGAGTAA